One Pelodiscus sinensis isolate JC-2024 chromosome 24, ASM4963464v1, whole genome shotgun sequence DNA segment encodes these proteins:
- the ATP1B2 gene encoding sodium/potassium-transporting ATPase subunit beta-2 translates to MAIEKEKKTCGQLMAEWREFVWNPRTHQFMGRTGTSWALILLFYLVFYGFLTALFTLTMWVMLQTVDPYIPKYQDRLSVPGMMIRPKTDTLDVTFNVSNTETWDDYVKMLNDFLEPYNDSIQVATNDVCRPGRYNEQPDNGVLNYPKRACQFNRTSLGNCSGLSDPSHYGYADGRPCILIKMNRVINFFAGANQTMNVTCAAKKEEDAQKLGEMAMFPPGGHIDLMYFPYYGKKVHVNYTQPIVAVKFLNPEANMDHNVECKINAANIATTDERDKFAGRVAFKIRVNRD, encoded by the exons ATGGCCATCGAGAAGGAGAAGAAAACCTGCGGGCAACTCATGGCGGAGTGGAGGGAGTTTGTGTGGAACCCCCGCACTCACCAATTCATGGGGCGCACCGGCACCAGCTGGG CACTGATTTTGTTGTTCTACCTGGTGTTCTACGGCTTCCTCACTGCACTTTTCACACTCACCATGtgggtcatgctgcagacggtgGACCCCTACATCCCCAAGTACCAGGACCGCCTCTCTGTGCCTG GGATGATGATCCGCCCCAAGACGGACACCCTGGACGTGACCTTCAATGTCAGCAACACGGAGACCTGGGATGATTATGTcaagatgctcaatgacttcttggaGC CCTACAACGACTCCATCCAGGTAGCCACCAACGATGTATGCCGCCCAGGGCGTTACAATGAGCAGCCGGACAACGGGGTTCTAAACTACCCCAAGCGGGCCTGCCAGTTCAACCGCACGTCGCTGGGCAACTGCTCCGGCCTCAGCGACCCCTCACACTATGGCTATGCCGATGGCCGCCCTTGCATCCTCATCAAGATGAACCGG GTCATCAACTTTTTTGCAGGGGCCAACCAGACCATGAACGTCACTTGTGCTGCGAAG aAAGAGGAAGATGCACAGAAGCTGGGTGAGATGGCTATGTTCCCCCCTGGCGGCCACATCGACCTCATGTACTTCCCCTACTACGGCAAGAAAGTCCAT GTGAACTATACCCAGCCGATCGTGGCAGTAAAGTTTCTGAACCCAGAGGCCAACATGGACCACAACGTAGAGTGCAAGATCAATGCAGCCAACATCGCCACTACTGATGAGCGGGACAAGTTTGCTGGACGTGTGGCCTTCAAGATCCGGGTCAACAGGGACTGa